The window tgtatatatatatatatatatatatatatatatatatatatatatatatatatatatatatattatatcatTAGATTATTTTTGCATATTCTAGCAGATAATTTATCTTAATTTTAAGATTACAAATTCTGCATTAAGAAGTTGAACCTATAGTTTTCGCTCATACATGTATTTTTAtccaaaaaattattaaatatgtataaataataaattttgaatccaTTAAATTAGATGAGATATGACAAAATTGTAAATCTGAACCAATAAAGTTTAAATTATTGATCTGCTTCCGATTATATGGATAGTAGATATGTCATGGATAACCTGATagtgtaaataattaatttttgacACTAGCGATCTATACAACTTAAATTCtatttagaaaaaaaaacttgaattctatATATATTCAGTTGTCTATAGGCCACTTTCCCCTCAAATAACTTCAAATCTTTGTATATCCGAGTTGAACAAAAGATAGAGTTTCAGTTCCTAGATCCAGTGAAGTTCATAGCCATGGAAGATGCCTTAAAGCGCATCAAAATTCAAGAAAATTATGACCAAGAAaacaataatattgaattatcagtTTTGATTCCTGGTTTGCCAGACCACTTAGCTCATCTTTGTCTTTCCAATCTTCACCCTTCACTTCTTTATGATGTTTGCAAATCTTGGCGACGCCTTATTTACACCTCATTTTTTCCTCCTTTTTATTCTCTTTATGCTGTATGCTCTCCAACTACTACTATTACTTCATCATCCAATAGTAGCAATAAGCAATATGCAAAAGTTGATGATCAAAATTCTGTGGAGTTTTTCTGCTTAGATCCAATTTCATCTAAATGGAGTTCTTTACCAAATCCTCCTTCAGATCCACCTATTCGTGTACTTCGCCGTCATCCTTCTTTTATATCAAGAAGCCTTTCTATTCAATCTTTAACTGTATCTGAACGTATGGTTCTTATTGCTGCTACTACACACAAGTTTCTACCTGCACTTGAACGTCCATTGGGATTTAATCCATTGTCTAATGAATGGTTTTTTGGACCTCAATTTCCTACGCCACGGCGATGGTGTGGTACGAGTTCTGTAGATGGCAGTGTGTATGTAGCAAGTGGTATTGGATCGGTATACGATGGAGATGTAGCGAGGTCCCTAGAGAAATGGGACGTGAAGAAAAAGGCAAATGAATGGAAGTGGGAAAAAATGGCAGGATTAAAAGATGGAAGATTTAGCAGAGAAGCTGTTGATGCTATTGGCTATAGAGGGAAACTATGCATGGTAATCTCAGAACTCTATGACCATCTCATTCAaaagtttctttcttttttatgaaCAGTTAAAATACATCGACTTTTTTTGTTGTGTTTTAATTTACTAATGAGTGGCGATAAAATTGTGTATCGTACTGTTACAATGTCTTTAACTAGAAAATTTACTATGGTTATTTGATAATATCATAGTTGCCACTCATTACCTGCTTTGACTGGTAGTGATTCAAGATTtaatatatacaaataacaataacccagtaaaatctcacaaatggggtatggggaaagtaGTGTgccgcagaccttacccctacccgaagGGATAAAGAGGCTATTTCCAAAAGATCCTCGGCTCAAGATAATATATATGCATACAATATTTAACTTATAGTATACACttatattaatttttgtatatcaATATAATTTTCCGTTAAAGAATATTCAACCTGCCGTTCTTGAGCCTATGTGCTCCACCACTACCTTTAATATCATGTTGAGTTGTGTGATcaactttatttacttaaattatatttttaacagGTAAATATCAAGGGACGTGCAGTAAAACAAGGCGCCGTTTACGACGTAGCGAAAGATGAGTGGGAAGAGATGCCAGAGGGAATGCTAGGAGGATGGAATGGaccagcagcaacaacaacaaatgatGAAAGTGAGATGTACGTAGTAGATGAGACAAAGGGATCATTGAGTAAATATATATCAGAAATTGATGAATGGGAAGAGTTGATTGGGTCTTGTGATCATTTGAAAGGTGCTGAGCAAATTAGTGTTGGAAGAGGACGAGTTTGTGTCATTTGTAGTGGTGGACGGCAGATTGCGGTGGTGGATGTTGCAGTAACACCAGCTAATGTAATTCGAGTTGTGAATACTCCGCCGGAGATGGAGGCAATTGCTTTGCATATATTGCCAAGGATCAATATTGTTTCAGACTGATACATGGTAATATTGAATTATCAAAAGAAGGAAGAAACAAATTTTGCTTATCTTTAATTTACAAATTACCTAGGTAAATTGtctataaaaatcaaaattaactAGTAATCTAAAAAATAAGGAAGTTACATGTGC of the Nicotiana tabacum cultivar K326 chromosome 7, ASM71507v2, whole genome shotgun sequence genome contains:
- the LOC107759851 gene encoding F-box/kelch-repeat protein SKIP25-like, with protein sequence MEDALKRIKIQENYDQENNNIELSVLIPGLPDHLAHLCLSNLHPSLLYDVCKSWRRLIYTSFFPPFYSLYAVCSPTTTITSSSNSSNKQYAKVDDQNSVEFFCLDPISSKWSSLPNPPSDPPIRVLRRHPSFISRSLSIQSLTVSERMVLIAATTHKFLPALERPLGFNPLSNEWFFGPQFPTPRRWCGTSSVDGSVYVASGIGSVYDGDVARSLEKWDVKKKANEWKWEKMAGLKDGRFSREAVDAIGYRGKLCMVNIKGRAVKQGAVYDVAKDEWEEMPEGMLGGWNGPAATTTNDESEMYVVDETKGSLSKYISEIDEWEELIGSCDHLKGAEQISVGRGRVCVICSGGRQIAVVDVAVTPANVIRVVNTPPEMEAIALHILPRINIVSD